In Ammospiza nelsoni isolate bAmmNel1 chromosome 30, bAmmNel1.pri, whole genome shotgun sequence, the DNA window AGGACAGCGagtggcagccccagcaccccacGGGCggctggcaggaggagccccAGAGCCGCTTCTTTGGGCAggtgagagcaggagcaggggagtCAGCCCCGCAGGAAGGTGTGACCCCATGGACAGCCCCTGCTGGAGCCCTGTCAGGCAGACCAGGTGACAGCAGACCTCCTCAGCTCCCCTGGAATACTTCCTGCCCTTTGGGGTGCCTCTCAGCCCAGAATAGCCTGCTGGGCTTGACACCTGAGCTCTTGCTCTCCGTTTATAACCCAGTCACCCTCCCAGAGCCGTTCCTTACTGAGGAtctgccctggctggcagcccagcagcctgccAGAGCCACAAATAATCCAGGGGCCAGGCTGGGCGGTGGGCTGGATGCCAGGgtcacacagagccagcaggtaCAAGGCGAGGGGGAGCACCTTTACCAGCCAGGGCACACATGGCCACGCTTGGAGGTGGCCGCTCAGCCCCGTGTCACCTGAGTCAGGTGTGATTCCAATGACACCCCAAAGCTCTGGGCTTCATTTGTCCTGTGATGGAGGACTGCCCACCATAGTCAGGGGGACAGGATGTTGGGCAGGGTGACAGAGAAAGGGACAGATCTGTCCTGTCGCTGCCATAGTCAGGGGGACAGACAACAGGGACAGAtctgtcctgctctccctgtccatgggacaggctgggtgacagagcagagggacagatcTGTTCTGCTCACTGCCATAGTCAGGGGGACAGAGAAGAGGGACAGATCTGTCCTGCTCTCTGCCTGGGCATGGCACAGGCTGTTGGGCAGGGTGACAGAGGGACAGATCTGTCCTGCTCTCTGCCTGGGCATGGCACAGGCTGTTGGGCAGGGTGACAGAGGGACAGAtctgtcctgctctccctgggcaTGGCATGGGCTGTTGGAAAAGCTgacagggaaaagggacagaTATATCGTGCTTTCTGCCTGGCCATGGGACAGGCTGTTGGACAAGCTGATAGAAAAGACGGACAGAtctgtcctgctctccctggctATGGGACAGGCTGTTGGAtaagcagacagacagacagatctGTCCTGCTCACTGCCATAGTCAGGGGGACAGAGAAGAGGGACAGATCTTTCCTTCTGTCTGCTGTAGTCAGGGGGACAGGCTGTTGGAAAAGCTGACAGAGAAGAGGGACAgatctgtcctgctgtccccggCTGTGGGACAGGCTGTTGGGCAAGGTGACAGAGAAGAGGGACAGAtctgtcctgctctcctggccatgggacagctctgtcctgctgtccctggctaTGGGACAGGCTGTTGGGCAGGGTGACAGAGAACAGGGACAGCTCAGTCCTGCTCAGTGCCTGGCCGGGTGAcagaggacagggacagctcagtcCTGCTCAGTGCCTGGCCGGGTGAcagaggacagggacagctcagtcCTGCTCAGTGCCTGGCCGGGTGAcagaggacagggacagctcagtcCCGCTCAGTGCCTGGCCGGGtgacagagcagagggacagctcAGTCCCGCTCTCCCTGTCCGGGCACTCCCATCCACATGTGACCGCCCAGGACGCTCCCCCTGCCCGCTCCCTTCTCGCCGCCCACCGGGAGCCGCGGGCGGGCGGCATGGCCGGGCTCTGAGCGCCGCACCGGGCACCATGTGGGCTTTCCTGGCCCAGCTGCTGATcgctctggtgctgctggcctTCCTGCTGGTCAGCTGCCAGAACGTGATGCACATCGTCCGCGGCTCGGCGCGCTTCCTGCTCAAGCACGCCCACCGCGAGCTGGACAAGGAGCTCGGCGAGAGCCAGGGGCTGGCGGATGATGAGGAGGCTCTCTCCGCCAGGGTGGTCCGCCGGAGGGTCCTGCTGAAGGTAACGGGAGCGGACAGAGCAGCCCCGGGCAGATGCAGAGgaaagcagggatggatggggtgCATGTCAGGTGTGCTGTCCTGCCAGGTAAACCACTGCCGTCACCGCCCTCGCATGCCCTGATCTCCCCATTGCTGTTCCCGCAGGGGAATGAAGCTCTTCATCTGCCTGGAGAGCAGGTGACTGAGGAGCAGTTCACGGACGATCAAGGCAATATCATCACCAAGAAGGTGAGTGAGTGACCTGGGTATGGGTATGGGTATGGGTATGGGtaagccttttccttctccccttcaccctgcag includes these proteins:
- the ANK1 gene encoding ankyrin-1 isoform X4, which produces MWAFLAQLLIALVLLAFLLVSCQNVMHIVRGSARFLLKHAHRELDKELGESQGLADDEEALSARVVRRRVLLKGNEALHLPGEQVTEEQFTDDQGNIITKKIIRKVVRQLGPGDVGDRQEQEELILEGSLQEHPDLEADEDHFMKYSILHRDGLGAKEEVRVRVPKPEVSGGRMGAQIVKRASLKRGKQ